One Myxococcaceae bacterium JPH2 genomic window, GCCGCGATACGTGCCGGACCCCTCATCCACGCGCGTCACCCACAACCCCGCGAGCCCCACCACGAGCATGGCCGCCATCGCGCTCCACAGCGGCCGACGCATGACGAAGCGGGTGCGTCCCTCGCGCGCTCCCGGCTCTCGGGCACGAGCCGCCGTGCGCTCCCCCAGCGCGGAGTCCATCGGCGTGGCACTCGCCGCCGCCACCGACAGGGCATGCGCGAGCCGCCACGCCTGCGCCCAGGAGGGGTCCGCCGCGACACGCTCGAGCACCTCCGCGCGCTGCGCGGGCGTGGAGGCCCCCGTCACCACGAGCCAGATGCGCTCGGCCTCCTCGGAAGTGGGCACGACTCCCTCACCGGACTGGAATGCGGCGCGAAGCCGCGCGAGCGCGGCGCCATCGAGGACTGCGTCGTCGGGCGACTGCTCGCTCATGGTTCGATTCCCTTCTTGGAGAGGCACGCACGCAGCGCGCTCATGCCTCGGTAGACGAGGTTCTCCGTCCGCTTGTCCTCCCACCCCAGGAGCGCGGCGGCCTCGGGGACGCTGTGTCCCTGCAAGTGGAGCGTCACCGCCTGCCTGCGGTCGGTCACCAACCGGGACAGGCAGTCGCGCACGGCCCGACCAATCTGCGAGGCCCCCGCGGAGCGCTCGGGGTTATCCGGCGCCTCCGGCTGGGGTGCACCTGTCTCCAGGTCCTCGAGCGCCACCTCGCGCCGACGACTCTGCCGCCGCAGCTCGTCAATCAACGCGGTGTAGGCCACGCGGTACAGATAGGCCTGGGACAGCTGTGCGCGGTCCGGCTCGCGCCGCTGCAGCTCCACCACGCGAATCATCGCGGACTGGAGCAGGTCCTCTCGCCAGGCCCGCTGCGTCCCCGGACACACACTGGCCACCGCCCGTTCCAGGTCTCGCCGCAGCGCCTCGAGCCCTGGCTCTGGGACCACCGCCAGGGGCACGGCCATGCCATGTCTCGGTTCCACGTCGAGGACCTCCCTCACAACCCCATCAACGTGGCTCGCGATTATTTCCCCTCACCCTCCCCCGCGAAAATCTCCGGGCCCCGCTGTCCCACATCAGAGCCGAGGCGGCGCGCGGTCACTCCTGGAAGATGGCCACGTGCGGCACGCCATCCTCGCCGATGACGCCCCGGTACATGCCGCTGGAGTTGAAGGGCAGGGTCACGTTGCCCTGGCTGTCCATGGCGATGACCCCGCCCTCGCCGCCCGCCTTCACCAGCACGTCGTTGACGACGACGTGGGCGGCCTCGGCCAGCGGCAGGCCCTGGTACTCGACGCGCGCGCAGATGTCGCGCGCCACGGTGTAGCGGATGAAGAACTCACCATGCCCCGTGGCGGACACCGCGCAGCGCGGATCCGCGTAGGTGCCCGCGCCAATGACAGGCGAGTCGCCCACCCGTCCGAACCGCTTGTTCGTCATGCCGCCCGTGGACGTTCCCGCCGCCAGATTGCCCGAGGCATCGAGCGCCACCGCGCCCACCGTTCCGAACTTGTGGTCCCCCGTCACCGGATCCATCCCGGCCGGCAGCGACGACGAAGGAGATGTGCCCGGAGGCGCCGCTTGCTGCGTCTCGCGCTCCTTCTCCAGCGCGCGCTGAAGCGACTGCCAGCGCTCCTCCGTGTAGAAGTACTTCGGATCCACCCACTCCATGCCCTGCGCGCGCGCGAAGGCCTCCGCGCCATCGCCCACCATCATCACGTGCGGCGACTTCTCCATCACCAGCCGCGCCAGGTCGATGGGATTGCGGATGTGACGCACGCCCGCCACCGCGCCCGCGGCCCGCGTGCGCCCATCCATGATGGCGGCGTCCAGCTCGTTCACGCCATCGTGGTTGAAGACCGCGCCCTTGCCCGCGTTGAAGTACGGCGAGTCCTCCATCACATGAATCGCGGCGCTCACCGCATCCAGGCTGCTGCCGCCCCGAGCCAGCACGGCATGCCCCGCCTGCAGTGACTGAGCGAGCGCGGCACGCACCGCCGCCTCACGCTCGGGGGACAGGTTCTCGCGCGAAATCACGCCCGCGCCGCCGTGGATGACGAGCCCCCACTTCGGCTTCGGCCGGGGCGTCGCCTCATCGTGCGCCATCGCCTCGTCTCGCCGCGCGGAGACGGACCGCGTGCTGGCGGCGCAGCCCAGGGTGAGCATCACCAGCGAGGCAGCCACCAGGTGGCTCCAGGAACCAGACGAGAGTGAAGCAAGCATGCGAAGGGCCTCCAAGGCAGCCAGCGGCCGAGCCTCGGCGGACAGGAGCCGGAGCGAAGCCGCGCACGAGCCCGGTCGGTAGCACGCCCGCCCCACGCGGGACAACGCCACCTCGTCACAGCGCGCCCTCGACTGGACGCTGCCACGCCAGGGCGCGGGCAGGGGCTGGTCAGCGCAGCGCGGTGCGGTTCCCCTCGGCGCGCGCCATCCCCATCGTCTCGGACAGCAATGGGTCGTGCGACCACGCCCACCCCGAGGGAGGCCGCGATGAAGAAGCTGTCAGGGATGCGAGTGGCCGTGCTGGCGGCCGAGGGCTTCGAGCAAGCCGAGCTGACGCGGCCCGTCAGGAAGCTGGAGCACGAGGGCGCGACGGTGACGCTCGTCTCGCTCAAGCCCGGCGCGGTGCAAGGAATGGCGCGCCACGCCCCGGGTCGAGCCAGGCACGTGGACGCGACGCTGCGCGAAGCGAAGGCAGCGGACTTCGACGCGCTGGTGCTACCGGGCGGATTCTTGAGTCCGGACCTGCTGCGCCAGAACGCGCTCGCCTTGGACTTCGTGCGCGACGCGGACACGCTGGACCTGCCCATGGCCATCATCTGCCACGCGCCGTGGGTGCTCGTGTCCGCGGGGCTGGTGGAGGGACGCCGACTGACGTCGTGGCCCGGCATCCGCGACGACGTGCACAACGCGGGCGGCCTCTGGGTCGACGAGCCGGTGGTGCGCGACGGCAACTGGGTCACCAGCCGGGACCCTCACGACCTCGCGGCCCTGGAGCGCGCGATGGTGGACCTCTTCGCCGAGCACAGGGAGCGCAGGCCCGAGGTCGCCGACCGCGAGCCCTCACCCCCGAAGAAGCGCTGGCCCAAGTTCTTCGCGGGCGTCCTGGCCACGGCGGCGCTCGGTCTCACCGCGCGCCGTCTGGCCGCCGCGCGCTGACGCTCACATCCACCCGAGCTGGAGCCGCGCGACATCCGTCATGCGGCTCTGGTCCCAGGGCGGCTCCCACACCAGCTCCACCTGGGCCTCCTTCACGCCCGGCAGCGCGGACACCTTCGAGCGGACGTCCTCCACGAGCACCTGCCCCATGCCGCAGCCGGGCGCGGTGACCGTCATGTGGATGTCCACCCGCTGGCCACCTTCGGGCAGGGGCGTGGCCTTGCACACGTACACCAGGCCCAGCTCCACGATGTTCACCGGAATCTCCGGGTCGAACACGGTGCGCAGCTGCTCCCAGACCTTCTCCTCGCTGAACTCCTCCGCCGCAGCGTCCGACGCCGGAGCGCCCGCTTCGGGGACCTTCGCCGCGAAGTCCGCGCCCAGCGCGGAGGTGTCCTTCTCGTTGATGCGGAAGAGCTGACCGTAAGGGTCCTGAACGGTGACATTCCCGCCCAGCGTCTGCATCACCCGCAGCTCCGCGCCCGCGGGCAGCGACACCTTGTCCCCACTGGGGATGAGCATCGCGTCCACGTCGCGCTCGAGCACCGTCATCATGCCTCGCATGTCCGCCTCTCCTTCCCTATTCCGTGGACACCGAGGTCGAGCGGCCTTCCAGCGCGGCACGCAACGTGTGCCACGCCAGGCTCGCGCACTTCACGCGCGCGGGGAACTCGCTCACACCGGAGAGCACGGCCAACTTTCCCAGTGACTCCACATCCACCGCGCCGGGACCTTCCGTCACCAGGGTGTGCACCCGCTCGAACAGCGCCACGGCCTCCGCGAGCGTCCGGTCTTTCACTGCGCCCGTCATCAGCGACGCGGACGCGCGAGAGATGGCGCAGCCCTGTCCCTGGAAGCCGATGTCGCGGATGACGTCTCCCTCCATGTGCAGCGTCACGGAGAGCTGGTCGCCACACAGCGGGTTGTAACCCTCGGCTTGGCGGTTGGCGTCCGGCACCTCGCGGAAGTTGCGCGGGCGCTTGGAGTGCTCCAGCACCACCTCTTGATAGAGGTCCTGCAAGTCGGAGCTCACTGGAACACCTCCCGCACCTTGTGCAGCCCTCGGACGAGCGCGTCCACGTCCTCGGTCGTGTTGTAGAAGGCCAGCGACGCGCGCGCCGTGGCCGCCACGCCGAAGCGCTTCATCAGCGGCTGCGCGCAGTGGTGGCCCGTGCGGATGCACACGCCCTCGCGGTCCAGGATGGTGCCCACGTCGTGGGGATGCACGTCCGCGAGAGTGAAGGACAGGACGCCCGTCTTCTCGCTCGCCGTGCCCACCAGCGACACGCCCGGCACGGCGCTCAGCGCCTGCGTCGCGTACGTCAGCAGCGCCTGATCATGCGCGGCAATCGCCGCCATCCCCACCGACTCCAGATAGTGGATGGCCGCCGCCAGTCCCACCGCGCCGGCCATGTCCGGCGTGCCCGCCTCGAAGCGATGCGGCACGCGGTTGTAGACCGTCTTCTCCATCGTGACGGAGAGGATCATGTCCCCGCCGCCCTGATATGGCGGCATCGCCTCCAGCACGTCCAGCCGGCCGTAGAGCACGCCGATGCCCGTGGGCCCGAAGAGCTTGTGGCCACTGAAGGCATAGAAGTCGCAGCCGAGGTCCTGCACGTCCACCGGCAGGTGCGTGACGGCCTGCGCCCCGTCGAGCAGCACGGGGATGTTCTTCGCGTGCGCCATGCGGACCAGCTCGCGCACGGGGTTCACGGTGCCCAGCGCGTTGGAGACATGCGTCACCGCGAGGATGCGCGTGCGCTCGGTGAGCAGCGCATCCACCGCGCCCATCACCAGCTCGCCCCGGTCATCCACCGGAATCACGCGCAGCTTCGCGCCCACCGCGTCGCAGACCATCTGCCACGGGACGATGTTGGAGTGATGCTCCATCGCGGAGATGAGCACCTCGTCGCCGGGGCCCACGTGCTTGCGCCCGTAGGTGGACGCCACCAGGTTGATGGCCTCGGTGGTGCCGCGCACGAAGACAATCTCTTTCGCGTCGCGGGCATTGATGAACCGCCGCACCGACTCGCGCGCGTCCTCGTAGGCCTGCGTGGCGCGCTCGGAGAGGATGTGCACGCCGCGGTGCACGTTGGCGTTGTCGTGCGTGTAGAAGCGGGTCAGCGCGTCGATGACGGCCTGGGGCTTCTGCCCCGTGGCCGCGCTGTCCAGGTAGACCAGCGGTCGGCCCCGCACATCCTGATGCAGGATGGGGAAGTCCGCGCGGACGCGGCGCACATCGAATCCAGGCGTGCTCATGCCATCACCTCGAGCCGGGGCCCGCCCGGCAGCTTCAACGCCAGCATCGCTTCCACGCGAGCCCGGACGTCGCCCTCGGGCACGGCCCGCACCAGCTCACTGGCGAAGGCGTGCGTGAGCAGCCGCTCGGCCTGGACGCGGTCGATGCCGCGCGAGCGCAGATAGAACAGCGCGTTCTCGTCCAACCGTCCCACCGCCGCGCCGTGGGCGCACTTCACGTCGTCCGCGAAAATCTCCAACTGCGGTCGCGCGTCCACCTGCGCCGTCTCCGACAGCAACAGGTTGCGGCTCGTCTGTCGCGCGTCCGTGCGCTGGGCGTTCTCGCGAACCCGCACGTGCCCGTGGAAGGCGCCGTGCGCGCGGTCATCCAGCACACCCTTGTACAGCTCACGGCTGGTGCAGCGAGGCACCGCATGGTCCAGGTCCGTGCGGTGATCCAGGTGCTGCGTGCCCTGCCCCACGAAGAGACCATTGAGGGTGCAGTCACCGCCCTCGCCCGCGAACGCCGCGTAGACCTCGTTGCGAGCCAGCGCCGCGCCCAGATTGAACGCATGCGACGCGAAGCGGCTGTCTCGGCCCAGGCGCGAGTGCAGCATGCCCAGGTGCAGCGCCGCGTCGCCCTCCACCTGGAGCTTCACGTGATGCAGGCTCGCGTTGTCGCCCAGCGTCACCTCGGTCACCGTGTTGGTGAAGCTGGCGCCCGCGCCGGCATACGTCTCCACCAGCGTCGCCTCGCTGCCCTCCTCGGCCAGGACGACGACACGCGGGCTGGACAGCACGGACTCGTCCCCCGCGCGAGACAGGAAGAGCACCTGCACCGGCACCTCGCTGCGAACGCCACGCCCCAGCCGCAGGAACACGCCATCCTCCAGCAACGCGGCGTTGAGGGCGACGAAGGGATGCGCCTCCGCCCGGGCACGTTGTCCCAGGACCTCGGCCAGCACCGCCTCGTCATCGCGCAGCGCATCGCGCAGGGGCTTGAGCGTCATCCCACGCGGCAGGCCGCTCAGCACCGACAGCGATGAGTCCAGCCGTCCATCCACGAAGACCAGCCGGGGACCCGCGCTCGACAGCCGCGCCACCTCGGCCGCCACGTCCGCGCCACCGACGACCTCGCGAGCGAGCACGAAAGGCCGCGCCTCCACGGGCGCCACGCTCGTGTACTTCCACTCCTCGTCGCGCGGCGTGGGGAGCCCCTGCCGCTCGAACTGGCGCAGCGCATCCTCACGCAGGCGCTTCAGCCAGGCGGGAGCATCCGCGCGCTCCGCCTGGAAGCGCGTCGCCACGTCCAGGTAGTGGGCGAGGCCAGACGTCACGACCGCGCCTCCTTCGGCGCCTTCGCCTGCTCCAGGCCCAGCCAGCCGTAACCCTTCTCCTCCAGCTCCAGCGCCAGCTCACGTCCACCCGAGCGGACGATGCGCCCCGCGGACATCACGTGGACGCGATCCGGGACGATGTAGTCGAGCAGCCGCTGGTAGTGGGTAATCACCACCATGCCGCGCTCCTTCGAGCGCAGCGCATTCACGCCACCCGCCACGATGCGCAGCGCATCGATGTCGAGGCCCGAGTCCGTCTCGTCGAGCAGCGCGAGCCGAGGCTGCAGCACCGCCATCTGGAAGATCTCGTTGCGCTTCTTCTCGCCGCCGGAGAACCCCTCGTTCACCGAGCGGTTCATGAACGCGGTGTCGAGCTGCACGAGCTTCGCCTTCTCGCGAGCGAGCTGGAGGAAGTCCATCGCATCCAGCTCCTCCAGACCGCGCGAGCGGCGCTGCGCATTGAGCGCCGTGCGCAGGAAGTGGAGGTTGCCCACGCCCGGAATCTCCACCGGGTACTGGAAGCCGAGGAAGACACCGGCCAGCGCGCGCTTCTCCGCGGGCAGCTCGAGCAGGTCCTGCCCGTCGAACGAGACCTCGCCCTGCGTCACCGTGTACGCCTCGCGGCCAGCGAGCACGCCCGCCAGGGTGCTCTTGCCAGAGCCGTTGGGCCCCATGATGGCGTGCACCTCACCGGGGCCGACCTCCAGGTCGATGCCCTTGAGGATGTCTTTGTCGCCCACGCGGGCGTGCAGGTTGCGAACAGACAGCAGTGCCATGGTGTTACCCCACGCTCCCTTCCAGACTCACCCCGAGCAGCTTCTGCGCCTCCACGGCGAACTCCATGGGCAGCTCCTTGAAGACCTGCCGGCAGAAGCCGTTCACGATCATCGACACCGCGTCCTCCTGCGAGATGCCGCGCTGCCGGCAATAGAAGAGCTGGTCCTCGCCAATCTTCGACGTGGACGCCTCGTGCTCCACCTGCGCGGACGCGTTCTTCACCTCGATGTACGGCAGCGTGTGAGCGCCGCACTTGTCACCGAGCAACAACGAATCGCATTGCGTGTAGTTACGCGCGTCCTTCGCGCTCTTCAGCACCTTCACCAGCCCTCGGTACGTGTTCTGCCCGTGGCCCGCGGAGATGCCCTTGGACACGATGGTGCTCCGGGTGTTCTTCCCGATGTGCACCATCTTCGTGCCC contains:
- the sufC gene encoding Fe-S cluster assembly ATPase SufC, producing MALLSVRNLHARVGDKDILKGIDLEVGPGEVHAIMGPNGSGKSTLAGVLAGREAYTVTQGEVSFDGQDLLELPAEKRALAGVFLGFQYPVEIPGVGNLHFLRTALNAQRRSRGLEELDAMDFLQLAREKAKLVQLDTAFMNRSVNEGFSGGEKKRNEIFQMAVLQPRLALLDETDSGLDIDALRIVAGGVNALRSKERGMVVITHYQRLLDYIVPDRVHVMSAGRIVRSGGRELALELEEKGYGWLGLEQAKAPKEARS
- the sufD gene encoding Fe-S cluster assembly protein SufD translates to MTSGLAHYLDVATRFQAERADAPAWLKRLREDALRQFERQGLPTPRDEEWKYTSVAPVEARPFVLAREVVGGADVAAEVARLSSAGPRLVFVDGRLDSSLSVLSGLPRGMTLKPLRDALRDDEAVLAEVLGQRARAEAHPFVALNAALLEDGVFLRLGRGVRSEVPVQVLFLSRAGDESVLSSPRVVVLAEEGSEATLVETYAGAGASFTNTVTEVTLGDNASLHHVKLQVEGDAALHLGMLHSRLGRDSRFASHAFNLGAALARNEVYAAFAGEGGDCTLNGLFVGQGTQHLDHRTDLDHAVPRCTSRELYKGVLDDRAHGAFHGHVRVRENAQRTDARQTSRNLLLSETAQVDARPQLEIFADDVKCAHGAAVGRLDENALFYLRSRGIDRVQAERLLTHAFASELVRAVPEGDVRARVEAMLALKLPGGPRLEVMA
- a CDS encoding isoaspartyl peptidase/L-asparaginase; this translates as MLASLSSGSWSHLVAASLVMLTLGCAASTRSVSARRDEAMAHDEATPRPKPKWGLVIHGGAGVISRENLSPEREAAVRAALAQSLQAGHAVLARGGSSLDAVSAAIHVMEDSPYFNAGKGAVFNHDGVNELDAAIMDGRTRAAGAVAGVRHIRNPIDLARLVMEKSPHVMMVGDGAEAFARAQGMEWVDPKYFYTEERWQSLQRALEKERETQQAAPPGTSPSSSLPAGMDPVTGDHKFGTVGAVALDASGNLAAGTSTGGMTNKRFGRVGDSPVIGAGTYADPRCAVSATGHGEFFIRYTVARDICARVEYQGLPLAEAAHVVVNDVLVKAGGEGGVIAMDSQGNVTLPFNSSGMYRGVIGEDGVPHVAIFQE
- the sufT gene encoding putative Fe-S cluster assembly protein SufT, giving the protein MRGMMTVLERDVDAMLIPSGDKVSLPAGAELRVMQTLGGNVTVQDPYGQLFRINEKDTSALGADFAAKVPEAGAPASDAAAEEFSEEKVWEQLRTVFDPEIPVNIVELGLVYVCKATPLPEGGQRVDIHMTVTAPGCGMGQVLVEDVRSKVSALPGVKEAQVELVWEPPWDQSRMTDVARLQLGWM
- a CDS encoding RNA polymerase sigma factor; this encodes MAVPLAVVPEPGLEALRRDLERAVASVCPGTQRAWREDLLQSAMIRVVELQRREPDRAQLSQAYLYRVAYTALIDELRRQSRRREVALEDLETGAPQPEAPDNPERSAGASQIGRAVRDCLSRLVTDRRQAVTLHLQGHSVPEAAALLGWEDKRTENLVYRGMSALRACLSKKGIEP
- a CDS encoding type 1 glutamine amidotransferase — translated: MKKLSGMRVAVLAAEGFEQAELTRPVRKLEHEGATVTLVSLKPGAVQGMARHAPGRARHVDATLREAKAADFDALVLPGGFLSPDLLRQNALALDFVRDADTLDLPMAIICHAPWVLVSAGLVEGRRLTSWPGIRDDVHNAGGLWVDEPVVRDGNWVTSRDPHDLAALERAMVDLFAEHRERRPEVADREPSPPKKRWPKFFAGVLATAALGLTARRLAAAR
- a CDS encoding cysteine desulfurase translates to MSTPGFDVRRVRADFPILHQDVRGRPLVYLDSAATGQKPQAVIDALTRFYTHDNANVHRGVHILSERATQAYEDARESVRRFINARDAKEIVFVRGTTEAINLVASTYGRKHVGPGDEVLISAMEHHSNIVPWQMVCDAVGAKLRVIPVDDRGELVMGAVDALLTERTRILAVTHVSNALGTVNPVRELVRMAHAKNIPVLLDGAQAVTHLPVDVQDLGCDFYAFSGHKLFGPTGIGVLYGRLDVLEAMPPYQGGGDMILSVTMEKTVYNRVPHRFEAGTPDMAGAVGLAAAIHYLESVGMAAIAAHDQALLTYATQALSAVPGVSLVGTASEKTGVLSFTLADVHPHDVGTILDREGVCIRTGHHCAQPLMKRFGVAATARASLAFYNTTEDVDALVRGLHKVREVFQ
- a CDS encoding SUF system NifU family Fe-S cluster assembly protein; its protein translation is MSSDLQDLYQEVVLEHSKRPRNFREVPDANRQAEGYNPLCGDQLSVTLHMEGDVIRDIGFQGQGCAISRASASLMTGAVKDRTLAEAVALFERVHTLVTEGPGAVDVESLGKLAVLSGVSEFPARVKCASLAWHTLRAALEGRSTSVSTE